A genomic region of Nitrosomonas ureae contains the following coding sequences:
- a CDS encoding prepilin peptidase, whose protein sequence is MTLLSILQNSPVLFISLIALLGLMVGSFLNVVIYRLPEMLKRSWLQQCAELQGHQTSKTSPAFNLTSPRSACVHCGHKLSIWENIPVISYLLLRGRCSQCNARISFRYPAIEVLTALMSGIVAWYYGYSLITIAALIFVWALITLTVIDLNTQLLPDDITLPLLWLGLLVNINNSFTDIQSAVIGAAVGYLSLWSIYWCFKLITGKEGMGFGDFKLLSAIGAWLGWSMLPLVILFSSLVGAIVGIGMIVAAKLNNNIPIPFGPYLAGGALIALFWGEKLNHAYFGLF, encoded by the coding sequence ATGACCTTACTCAGCATATTGCAAAATTCTCCTGTTCTTTTTATTTCCTTGATAGCACTACTGGGTTTAATGGTAGGTAGTTTTCTGAATGTTGTGATTTATCGACTGCCTGAAATGCTGAAAAGAAGTTGGCTGCAACAATGTGCAGAGTTGCAAGGTCACCAAACAAGCAAAACATCACCAGCATTTAATCTCACTAGTCCGCGCTCAGCTTGTGTCCATTGCGGCCACAAACTGAGTATATGGGAAAATATTCCAGTGATCAGCTATTTACTGTTACGCGGCCGTTGCTCCCAATGTAACGCGCGCATTTCTTTCCGTTATCCAGCTATAGAAGTGCTAACAGCTTTAATGAGTGGCATCGTTGCTTGGTATTATGGATACAGTTTGATAACCATCGCGGCATTGATTTTTGTTTGGGCACTAATCACTTTGACAGTGATTGATCTTAATACACAACTATTGCCGGATGATATAACTTTGCCGTTATTATGGTTGGGATTATTGGTAAATATTAATAATAGTTTTACCGATATTCAATCAGCCGTAATTGGTGCCGCAGTAGGCTACCTTTCCTTATGGTCAATTTATTGGTGTTTTAAATTGATAACCGGAAAAGAAGGTATGGGGTTTGGTGACTTTAAATTGCTATCCGCAATTGGGGCTTGGCTAGGATGGAGCATGCTTCCACTGGTCATACTATTTTCCTCGCTGGTGGGTGCTATCGTAGGAATTGGAATGATCGTCGCAGCAAAACTCAATAATAACATACCCATCCCTTTTGGCCCTTACCTTGCTGGTGGGGCGCTTATCGCATTGTTCTGGGGAGAAAAATTAAATCATGCTTATTTTGGACTGTTCTAA
- a CDS encoding uroporphyrinogen-III synthase, with product MLTRKQLTGINILVTRPLHQSTFLAENIHASGGKPILLPVLEITDVTDITPLLDLINRLDEFDWAVFVSPNAVTKSMDLITKQRALPPDLKIAAVGKGTADTLRRYGVNQVLIPIEHFDSEALLKSEELQNMTEKHVVIFRGNGGRALLGDTLAQRGAHIEYAECYLRRKPEIDSAPLLAAWSQGKIHAVIITSSEGLHNLFDIIGTLGQQLLKTTPVFTAHDRIAQAARELGLKKIVKVPYAGDEGLLKGLYIYFQSMEK from the coding sequence TTGCTCACCCGCAAACAACTGACTGGGATTAACATACTGGTTACCCGTCCACTACATCAATCCACTTTTCTTGCAGAAAACATTCACGCTAGCGGTGGTAAGCCGATTTTACTTCCAGTACTGGAAATTACTGATGTCACGGATATTACCCCCCTGCTTGATCTAATTAATCGTTTGGATGAATTTGATTGGGCGGTATTTGTCAGCCCTAATGCTGTTACCAAAAGTATGGATTTAATTACCAAGCAACGCGCGCTACCTCCTGACTTAAAAATTGCTGCTGTAGGAAAAGGCACTGCGGATACCTTAAGACGGTATGGAGTCAACCAGGTTCTTATTCCAATCGAGCATTTTGATAGTGAGGCATTGCTTAAGTCGGAAGAATTACAAAATATGACCGAAAAACATGTGGTGATTTTTCGTGGGAATGGCGGGCGAGCGTTATTGGGTGACACGCTCGCACAACGCGGTGCACATATCGAATATGCAGAATGTTACCTGCGCAGAAAACCAGAGATTGATAGCGCACCCTTGCTTGCTGCCTGGTCGCAAGGGAAAATACACGCAGTAATCATTACAAGTAGCGAGGGATTGCATAATTTATTTGACATAATAGGCACGCTTGGCCAACAATTGCTGAAAACAACCCCGGTTTTTACAGCGCATGATCGCATTGCCCAAGCAGCCAGAGAATTAGGATTGAAAAAAATCGTGAAAGTACCATACGCCGGTGATGAAGGTTTACTGAAAGGTTTGTATATATACTTTCAGTCAATGGAAAAATAG
- a CDS encoding SDR family oxidoreductase, translated as MKKILLIIGCGDIALRTVPLLKTHYRILGLYRNADRADLLRANDITPIYGNLDCPKSLKKLGGIAHLVLHLAPPPNYGKRDTRTLHLLSALTKKTKNNSIILPQRLIYISTSGVYGDRQGDLIDETHPVQPENDRAIRRVFAEKQIRNWGKRNHISTCIVRVPGIYAANRLPLQRLRDGHPTLLDAEDNYTNHIHADDLAQIIFAAIRFAKTNRIYHACDDSHLKMGEYFDLVADYFGLPHPRRITRNQAQEQITPTMLSFMKESRRLRNVRIKKELHISLLYPTAHDGVKAALINNQ; from the coding sequence ATGAAAAAAATACTGTTAATTATCGGTTGCGGTGATATCGCCTTACGGACAGTACCACTGCTAAAAACACACTACCGTATCCTCGGTTTATATCGTAACGCAGACCGTGCCGACCTGTTACGCGCAAATGACATTACTCCAATTTACGGTAATTTAGATTGTCCCAAAAGTCTTAAGAAGCTCGGGGGAATAGCACATTTGGTATTACACTTGGCCCCTCCGCCCAATTATGGAAAACGGGACACAAGAACACTGCATTTATTGTCTGCTCTAACAAAAAAAACGAAAAACAATTCAATAATTTTACCACAACGACTCATCTATATCAGTACCAGCGGGGTTTATGGTGACCGCCAGGGTGATTTAATTGATGAGACTCATCCTGTTCAGCCTGAGAATGATCGAGCAATACGACGTGTCTTTGCTGAGAAACAGATACGTAACTGGGGAAAACGTAATCACATTTCGACCTGCATAGTGCGGGTACCCGGAATCTATGCAGCCAATAGATTACCTTTGCAACGTTTGCGAGATGGCCATCCCACCTTATTGGACGCTGAGGATAACTATACAAATCATATACATGCTGACGATCTTGCGCAGATTATTTTTGCTGCCATCCGGTTTGCCAAAACCAATAGAATTTATCACGCCTGTGATGATTCTCATCTAAAAATGGGGGAATATTTTGACTTAGTTGCTGATTATTTTGGCTTGCCGCATCCTCGTCGTATCACCCGAAATCAAGCTCAAGAACAAATAACGCCCACTATGCTATCTTTTATGAAAGAGTCCAGACGGCTTAGAAACGTCAGAATAAAAAAAGAATTACATATTAGTTTGCTATATCCCACAGCTCATGACGGCGTTAAAGCTGCATTGATTAATAATCAGTAA
- a CDS encoding CDP-6-deoxy-delta-3,4-glucoseen reductase — translation MSHQIFIQPSGHILTVKPGETILDAALREGFSLPYGCRNGSCGVCKGKIIRGSVNYGGYSEETLTKEEREAGNALFCCASPLTDLIIECQEITAIKDIEIKTLPCRVHKLDLVAPDVMVISLKLPAKQRLQFLPGQYIDILLKDGKRRSFSLANAPHNDEFLQLHVRNYPGGVFTEYVFNQMRVKDIVRFIGPLGSFFLRDAPEDAAIIFLASGTGFAPIKSILEHVLYQENDRSSKRKMILYWGARAKADLYLAELADSWQQQHKNFTFVPVLSEPLPIDGWEGRTGLVHEAVMQDFKSLEKYQIYACGVPAMIKAAYHDFTLYCNLPKNAFFSDVFTPSTSNPSNSSI, via the coding sequence ATGTCGCATCAAATCTTTATCCAACCTAGCGGGCATATATTAACAGTAAAGCCAGGAGAAACCATTCTTGATGCAGCGTTGCGCGAAGGTTTTTCGCTTCCCTATGGTTGTCGTAACGGTTCCTGTGGGGTTTGTAAAGGAAAAATCATACGGGGGTCGGTGAATTATGGGGGATATAGTGAAGAAACCTTGACTAAAGAAGAAAGAGAAGCTGGTAACGCTCTATTTTGCTGCGCTTCTCCATTGACTGACTTGATCATTGAATGTCAGGAAATCACCGCGATTAAAGATATCGAAATAAAGACTCTGCCTTGCCGTGTGCATAAGCTCGATCTTGTTGCTCCCGATGTTATGGTTATCTCATTAAAGCTTCCTGCCAAGCAGCGATTACAATTTTTACCAGGTCAATATATTGATATCTTGCTTAAAGACGGGAAGCGCCGGAGTTTTTCTTTAGCAAATGCTCCTCATAATGATGAGTTTCTGCAATTACATGTGCGCAATTATCCCGGTGGCGTATTTACGGAATATGTTTTTAACCAAATGAGGGTTAAAGATATTGTTCGCTTTATCGGGCCGCTCGGATCATTCTTTTTGCGAGATGCACCTGAAGATGCTGCAATAATTTTTCTAGCCAGTGGAACAGGATTTGCACCAATAAAAAGCATACTTGAACATGTTTTATATCAAGAAAATGACCGAAGCAGCAAAAGAAAAATGATTCTTTACTGGGGTGCACGCGCAAAAGCTGATTTATATTTAGCCGAGTTAGCTGATAGTTGGCAGCAACAGCATAAGAATTTCACATTTGTGCCTGTATTATCCGAGCCTTTACCCATTGATGGCTGGGAAGGAAGAACAGGATTGGTTCATGAAGCTGTTATGCAGGATTTCAAGAGTCTGGAAAAATATCAGATCTACGCCTGTGGTGTTCCTGCAATGATAAAAGCAGCGTATCACGACTTTACTCTTTATTGCAATCTGCCTAAAAATGCTTTTTTCTCAGATGTGTTCACGCCATCGACTAGCAATCCTTCAAACTCAAGCATTTAG
- the zapD gene encoding cell division protein ZapD, with amino-acid sequence MICYEHPLNERIRTLLRLEDLFNKIDFFSTKESASEHHASLIALFEILEITNRADIKSDLLQELERQKLLLEMLRKNPDVSEAALDSVLNDIKITFREMLDFPGKVGEHLRENEWLMAIKQRIGIPGGCCVFDLPSYHYWLNSDPIYRHADFNEWLSPFQPIRNAFRIVLLLLRKSGRTLRVVANQGVFQQTGSEYSAHMLRLNLSDQLPCVPEISANKYALNIRFLPTQTGQKNKIYEDDVVFEITFCNL; translated from the coding sequence GTGATTTGTTATGAACACCCGCTTAATGAGCGGATACGCACCCTTCTCCGACTTGAAGACTTATTCAATAAAATTGATTTCTTTTCAACCAAAGAGAGTGCGTCTGAACATCATGCTTCACTTATCGCTTTATTTGAGATTCTTGAAATCACCAATCGTGCAGATATCAAGTCCGATTTATTACAAGAACTGGAACGGCAAAAACTGCTACTCGAGATGTTACGAAAGAATCCGGACGTTTCTGAAGCAGCTCTTGATAGTGTACTCAATGACATAAAAATCACATTCAGGGAAATGCTGGATTTTCCAGGTAAAGTAGGTGAACACTTGCGTGAGAATGAATGGTTGATGGCGATTAAACAAAGAATTGGGATACCAGGTGGTTGCTGTGTATTCGATTTACCATCCTATCATTATTGGCTCAATTCGGATCCTATTTATCGACATGCAGACTTCAATGAGTGGCTATCTCCATTCCAGCCCATCCGTAATGCATTCAGAATTGTGTTGCTGTTGTTACGTAAGAGCGGAAGAACTCTAAGAGTTGTTGCGAATCAGGGGGTTTTTCAGCAGACCGGCTCAGAATATTCAGCACATATGCTAAGACTGAATCTAAGCGATCAGCTTCCCTGCGTACCCGAAATCAGCGCTAATAAATATGCATTAAACATTCGTTTTCTTCCGACGCAGACAGGGCAAAAAAACAAAATCTATGAAGATGATGTGGTATTTGAAATAACCTTCTGTAATCTTTAA
- the hemC gene encoding hydroxymethylbilane synthase, which yields MPNSFLFPKKIVIASRESLLAMWQAKFIQKCLSELYPQTEISILGMTTRGDQILDQSLSKIGGKGLFIKELEQALEDGRADIAVHSMKDMPMNVPEGFKLAAITEREDPRDAFVSNHHASLDALPTDSIVGTSSLRRESQLRAHFPLLQVQPLRGNVQTRLRKLDEDQYAAIILAAAGLKRLELSNRITALLNPEQSLPAVGQGALGIECRADRMDLIQLMQPLHHQATAYCVEAERSMSRVLGGSCQVPLGAFAEIDNDKLRLRGFVAQPDGKRIVSGALEGKPETGIAMGQQLAQKLIKQGADEILAALVSAEGWK from the coding sequence ATGCCCAACTCATTTTTATTTCCCAAGAAAATCGTTATTGCTTCACGAGAAAGCCTCCTTGCTATGTGGCAAGCCAAGTTCATTCAGAAATGCCTAAGCGAATTATACCCGCAAACTGAAATCAGCATACTTGGTATGACAACGCGCGGCGATCAAATACTGGATCAATCATTATCCAAAATTGGCGGAAAAGGCCTATTTATTAAAGAGCTTGAGCAAGCTCTGGAAGATGGCCGTGCTGATATTGCGGTACATTCCATGAAAGACATGCCCATGAATGTTCCTGAAGGATTCAAACTAGCCGCCATAACTGAGCGGGAAGATCCACGCGACGCGTTTGTTTCTAATCACCATGCCAGCTTGGACGCGCTGCCTACCGACAGTATTGTCGGCACGTCTAGTTTGCGACGCGAAAGCCAATTGCGTGCACATTTCCCGCTACTGCAAGTACAGCCACTGCGAGGGAATGTTCAGACCCGATTACGCAAACTCGATGAAGATCAATATGCTGCAATTATTCTGGCAGCCGCCGGTTTAAAACGGCTTGAACTCTCCAATCGCATTACCGCCCTACTTAATCCTGAACAAAGCTTGCCTGCAGTTGGACAAGGCGCCTTGGGAATCGAATGCAGAGCTGATCGCATGGATCTGATTCAGCTTATGCAACCACTACACCACCAGGCAACTGCTTATTGCGTTGAAGCCGAGCGTTCGATGAGTCGCGTACTGGGAGGCAGTTGCCAGGTGCCACTTGGAGCATTTGCTGAAATTGACAACGACAAACTTCGACTCCGTGGATTCGTTGCCCAGCCCGATGGCAAACGCATAGTAAGCGGAGCTTTAGAGGGCAAACCTGAAACCGGTATTGCAATGGGGCAACAACTGGCGCAAAAGCTAATTAAACAAGGCGCAGATGAAATTCTAGCTGCTTTAGTGTCTGCCGAAGGTTGGAAATAA
- the coaE gene encoding dephospho-CoA kinase (Dephospho-CoA kinase (CoaE) performs the final step in coenzyme A biosynthesis.), translating into MTLIVGLTGGIGSGKSTVGQYFVDLGIDVIDTDVIARMLTEPGGLAINSIKNSFGQAMIAADGSLNREKMRNLIFSDNNYKLALENILHPLILTETLQQIRKALSPYIIIAIPLLFETNDYDKIIQRTLVIDCEEKQQILRTMERSKLSEDQVKAIIATQISRTHRLQKADDIIVNNLDIAYLKAQVAQLHRKYISLS; encoded by the coding sequence ATGACTTTGATTGTAGGACTAACTGGAGGAATTGGCAGTGGCAAATCAACTGTAGGTCAATATTTCGTAGATCTGGGTATTGATGTTATTGATACTGATGTAATTGCCCGGATGCTAACTGAGCCCGGTGGCTTAGCTATAAACTCAATTAAAAATTCTTTTGGACAAGCCATGATAGCTGCAGATGGTTCTCTAAATAGAGAAAAGATGCGCAATTTAATCTTCTCAGATAATAATTATAAGCTTGCATTGGAAAATATTCTTCATCCCCTCATTCTTACCGAAACTCTCCAACAAATCAGAAAAGCTCTATCGCCCTACATAATAATCGCCATTCCGCTTCTATTTGAGACAAATGACTACGATAAAATAATTCAACGCACTTTAGTTATTGATTGTGAAGAAAAACAACAAATATTACGAACAATGGAACGGAGCAAATTGTCTGAAGATCAAGTAAAAGCAATCATCGCCACACAGATTTCACGAACACACCGCTTGCAAAAAGCCGACGATATTATCGTCAACAATCTGGATATTGCATATTTGAAGGCGCAAGTAGCTCAGCTACACAGAAAATATATTTCTTTATCATAA
- a CDS encoding heme biosynthesis HemY N-terminal domain-containing protein: MKLIVWLIALFAAAVAVTLTAKHITGHASLVMPPYQLELPLDQFIIVVIVAFLVFYFLVRLTLGIFGFSRRHRHKKTDEMLLSGLKAYFEGDFVKAQKNAAVALKLANSATVKAISAVIAARSAHKLNQVNARDQYLNNALIQIPGEKSLCLATKAEFQLDDGNYQDALKTLQSLYSEGGLQPTAVLLLELEAQQRGRNWDAVLELTEVLEKRQSANKTYIKKLKHDAQIENIRSKTIDSQSLNQYWLHISPMEKMDSKLCAAAVRSYISLGNCATANRIIEQNVPITWDNDLIELYAECLDYHVNRQIECAEVWLKSQPNNAQLLLTLGKLCTHCELWGKAQNYLEASLSVEPSYKAHFALAQLNEKLGKHELAMSHYNKGLELCLKQLI, from the coding sequence ATGAAACTGATAGTCTGGCTAATAGCACTATTCGCTGCTGCTGTAGCTGTTACACTTACTGCTAAACACATCACCGGGCATGCTTCATTGGTGATGCCGCCTTATCAATTAGAACTACCGCTCGATCAGTTTATTATTGTAGTGATCGTAGCTTTTCTAGTTTTCTATTTTTTAGTACGACTCACCCTGGGGATATTCGGATTCAGCAGAAGGCATCGTCATAAAAAAACGGATGAGATGCTGCTGTCCGGACTGAAAGCTTACTTTGAAGGTGATTTTGTTAAAGCACAAAAGAACGCCGCCGTGGCACTAAAATTAGCAAATTCAGCAACTGTAAAAGCCATCAGTGCCGTTATCGCAGCTCGTTCAGCCCACAAACTCAATCAAGTTAACGCACGGGATCAATATCTAAATAATGCACTCATTCAAATACCCGGCGAGAAGTCCTTATGTCTTGCCACAAAAGCTGAATTCCAATTGGATGACGGAAATTATCAGGATGCGCTTAAAACCTTGCAGTCATTATATTCAGAAGGAGGATTGCAGCCAACTGCTGTATTGCTGCTGGAATTGGAAGCTCAGCAACGCGGTAGAAATTGGGATGCGGTGTTGGAATTAACGGAAGTGCTGGAAAAACGGCAATCGGCTAATAAAACATACATAAAAAAATTAAAACACGATGCACAAATAGAAAATATTAGAAGCAAAACCATCGATTCACAATCCTTGAATCAGTATTGGTTGCACATATCGCCAATGGAAAAAATGGATAGTAAGCTTTGTGCAGCTGCAGTGCGTTCTTACATTTCTCTAGGAAATTGCGCAACTGCAAATCGGATTATTGAACAGAATGTTCCGATCACATGGGATAACGACCTGATTGAACTCTACGCGGAGTGCCTGGATTATCATGTCAACAGGCAAATTGAATGCGCTGAAGTATGGCTAAAATCACAGCCCAATAATGCACAACTGCTACTGACGCTTGGTAAACTCTGCACACATTGTGAGCTTTGGGGCAAAGCGCAAAATTATCTAGAAGCTAGCTTATCGGTTGAACCAAGTTATAAAGCACATTTCGCACTGGCACAACTAAACGAGAAGCTGGGTAAACATGAATTGGCTATGAGCCATTATAATAAAGGGCTTGAATTATGTCTAAAACAGCTTATTTAA
- a CDS encoding type II secretion system F family protein has protein sequence MATVTASTEKKIKEINYSWEGKDKYGKQLKGEMRAAGTVIVTSTLRRQGIKVTKIEKMQSNGRIIEKDITLFTRQLATMMKSGVPLLQAFDIIGKGHSNRALSKLLMDIKADVETGSNLTDAFRKYPLYFDALYCNLVGAGEAAGILDTILDRLATYKEKIQAIKGKIKSALFYPISIIVVAFVITAIIMIFVIPAFKDLFEGFGADLPAPTLFVMAISDFFVAYWWAIFGIVGGGIYAFFYTWKRSIPMQRIIDRIALKIPVFGEVIRKATIARWARTLSTMFAAGVPLVESLDSVAGAAGNHIYYEATKNIQLEVSIGNSLTSSMANSTVFPNMVIQMVAIGEEAGSLDSMLGKIADFYEAEVDDAVAALSSLMEPMIMVVLGTLIGGMVIAMYLPIFKMGMVVS, from the coding sequence ATGGCAACTGTAACCGCAAGCACCGAGAAAAAAATAAAAGAAATTAATTATTCGTGGGAAGGAAAGGATAAGTATGGAAAGCAACTAAAAGGTGAAATGCGAGCCGCAGGAACTGTAATTGTAACTTCCACACTGCGCCGTCAAGGCATCAAAGTTACAAAAATAGAAAAAATGCAATCCAATGGTAGGATTATTGAGAAAGATATAACGCTATTTACACGTCAGTTGGCAACCATGATGAAATCCGGTGTACCACTGCTACAGGCATTTGATATTATAGGAAAAGGCCATAGTAACCGGGCATTGAGTAAGTTGTTGATGGATATTAAAGCCGATGTTGAAACAGGCAGTAATCTCACGGATGCATTCCGCAAATACCCGCTTTATTTCGATGCGCTATATTGCAATCTTGTTGGCGCAGGAGAAGCTGCGGGCATCCTTGATACTATTTTAGACCGTCTAGCTACCTATAAAGAAAAAATTCAAGCTATCAAAGGAAAAATTAAGTCTGCTCTTTTTTATCCTATTTCAATTATTGTAGTTGCATTTGTCATCACGGCAATAATAATGATTTTTGTGATCCCGGCCTTTAAGGATTTATTTGAGGGATTCGGTGCCGATTTACCTGCTCCAACACTCTTCGTAATGGCTATCTCGGATTTCTTCGTCGCTTATTGGTGGGCAATCTTCGGTATTGTAGGTGGCGGGATTTATGCTTTCTTTTATACTTGGAAAAGATCTATCCCCATGCAGCGGATTATCGATCGTATCGCGCTTAAGATTCCTGTCTTTGGAGAAGTAATTCGTAAAGCTACTATTGCACGTTGGGCGCGCACACTCTCTACGATGTTTGCAGCAGGCGTTCCTTTGGTAGAATCATTAGACTCCGTCGCAGGTGCTGCTGGAAATCATATCTACTATGAAGCCACAAAGAATATACAGCTTGAAGTGAGCATAGGTAACAGTTTAACGTCATCAATGGCCAACAGTACCGTATTTCCCAATATGGTTATTCAAATGGTAGCTATCGGCGAAGAAGCGGGATCGCTTGATTCCATGCTTGGTAAAATAGCTGATTTTTACGAAGCAGAAGTCGACGATGCTGTTGCCGCACTTTCTAGCTTAATGGAACCCATGATCATGGTTGTTCTGGGAACACTCATTGGCGGTATGGTAATCGCAATGTATTTACCTATTTTCAAAATGGGCATGGTCGTTAGTTAA